In a genomic window of Rhododendron vialii isolate Sample 1 chromosome 12a, ASM3025357v1:
- the LOC131310770 gene encoding uncharacterized protein LOC131310770 → MMDGRGGCCIAPYAAGVYDMSKVDRIMLRYRPIAPKPAAGGSVSGGSSPENSEANASSGRGKRKYVKQRGKKSSNKGCRKYSNKRRKSSSDKTETGQNSSSTGGSVSGGDPAVTLPLLPETPDRRDSPARGSPSERHTIWLNFSNNDNSNRKMNDNREAFDVGRVSSWLDRTVVTTPQPTRLVGSIVTVESVADTWVDAYGLGWKDEERMRSLEEDTCPGFVSDGYNRVGWTNEAYREMVGGEVVVWLVMKERVPITYPAFTCKVKVQYTCGKERCSVVVPCDAWKMDGGGFAWRLDVKAALSLGR, encoded by the coding sequence atGATGGATGGGAGGGGAGGGTGCTGTATCGCGCCGTATGCCGCCGGGGTGTACGATATGTCGAAGGTGGACAGGATAATGCTGAGATACCGGCCGATCGCGCCGAAGCCGGCGGCCGGAGGGTCGGTAAGCGGCGGGTCTTCGCCGGAGAACAGCGAGGCAAACGCGAGCTCCGGTCGGGGCAAGAGGAAGTACGTAAAACAACGTGGCAAAAAAAGTAGCAATAAAGGGTGTCGTAAATATAGTAACAAGAGAAGGAAGTCTTCTTCGGACAAAACTGAAACCGGTCAGAACTCGAGCAGTACTGGCGGGTCGGTCTCCGGCGGAGATCCGGCGGTGACCCTGCCGTTGTTGCCGGAAACTCCCGATCGGAGGGATTCTCCGGCGAGGGGGTCTCCTAGCGAGAGGCACACCATATGGTTGAACTTCAGCAACAACGATAATAGTAACAGAAAGATGAACGATAATCGCGAGGCGTTTGATGTTGGACGCGTGTCGAGCTGGTTAGATCGGACGGTGGTGACGACGCCGCAGCCGACGAGGCTGGTGGGGTCGATCGTGACGGTGGAAAGCGTGGCGGACACGTGGGTGGACGCGTACGGGCTGGGGTGGAAGGACGAGGAGAGGATGAGGAGTCTGGAGGAGGACACGTGTCCGGGTTTTGTGTCGGACGGCTACAACCGGGTCGGGTGGACCAACGAGGCGTACAGGGAGATGGTGGGAGGAGAGGTGGTGGTGTGGCTGGTCATGAAGGAGAGGGTGCCGATAACGTACCCGGCGTTCACGTGTAAGGTGAAGGTGCAGTACACGTGCGGGAAGGAGAGGTGTTCTGTGGTGGTGCCGTGCGATGCGTGGAAGATGGACGGCGGCGGGTTTGCATGGAGATTGGATGTGAAGGCCGCTTTGAGTCTTGGTCGGTAA